Proteins encoded by one window of Rhodamnia argentea isolate NSW1041297 chromosome 6, ASM2092103v1, whole genome shotgun sequence:
- the LOC115734204 gene encoding aldehyde oxidase GLOX: MSNLFLLISLLSLLMFHCLIITSEIFPFCYGQGGEWHLLQPSVGISAMHMQLLPNNKVVAFDRTDFGPSNLSLPEGRCRYDAYDTALKVDCTAHSILYDVETNSFRPLMVQTDTWCSSGAMSPNGSLIQTGGFNDGDRAVRVFTPCDANSCDWVEYPGYLSQRRWYATNQILPDGRIIIIGGRREFNYEFYPKNEDPYSTSSGPFWLRFLLETRDESENNLYPFVHLLPDGNLFVFANTRSISLDYNHNRVVKEFPPIPVSDPRNYPSSGSSVLLPIDENMAIEAEIVICGGAPRGAYTQAGRGNFVRASSSCGRLRVSDENPRWVMEDMPIARVMGDMLLLPTGDVIIVNGVECGTAGWELGQSPVTRPVIYRPNGSLDWRFSVMSASPRPRLYHSTAILLADGRVLVGGSNPHRYYNFTDVDYPTDLSLEAFSPPYLSVEHRPFQPQISSVNEILMLGQPFSLTFWVPLYLSDDVLSVRIVAPSFTTHSLAMNQRMVVLKLVRVSHLPPDSHNLNVVGPSTAEIAPPGYYMLFVVHAGIPSWGSWVKIQ; this comes from the coding sequence ATGTCTAACCTGTTCCTACTTATTTCACTGCTCTCCCTTCTCATGTTTCACTGTTTGATCATCACATCCGAAATCTTTCCGTTCTGCTATGGCCAGGGAGGCGAGTGGCACCTCCTCCAACCGAGCGTCGGCATCTCGGCCATGCACATGCAGCTCCTCCCCAACAACAAGGTCGTCGCGTTTGACAGAACGGACTTCGGCCCTTCGAACCTCTCTCTTCCGGAGGGCCGCTGCCGCTACGACGCCTATGACACTGCCTTAAAAGTCGATTGCACTGCGCACTCGATTTTATATGATGTGGAGACGAACAGCTTTCGCCCTCTCATGGTGCAAACCGACACATGGTGCTCATCGGGCGCCATGAGTCCGAACGGCTCTCTTATTCAGACAGGAGGATTCAACGACGGCGATCGTGCCGTACGGGTTTTCACCCCGTGCGACGCCAATTCATGTGATTGGGTCGAGTATCCTGGTTACTTATCTCAACGTAGATGGTATGCCACTAATCAAATTCTACCGGACGGTCGAATTATTATCATTGGTGGGAGGAGGGAGTTTAACTATGAGTTCTACCCTAAAAATGAAGACCCTTATTCCACTTCTTCGGGGCCTTTTTGGCTTCGATTTCTATTGGAAACTAGAGACGAGAGTGAGAACAATCTATACCCTTTTGTTCACCTTCTTCCTGATGGGAATCTCTTCGTCTTCGCCAATACAAGGTCGATATCTCTGGATTACAACCACAACAGAGTGGTGAAAGAGTTCCCTCCAATCCCTGTTAGCGATCCTCGAAATTATCCTAGCTCGGGCTCATCCGTCTTGCTTCCTATTGACGAGAACATGGCCATTGAAGCTGAAATCGTGATTTGCGGTGGCGCACCGAGAGGTGCATACACACAAGCCGGCCGAGGCAATTTCGTGAGAGCAAGTTCTTCGTGTGGGAGGCTTAGGGTGTCGGACGAAAACCCTAGATGGGTAATGGAAGACATGCCAATTGCTAGAGTTATGGGCGATATGCTTCTTCTACCCACCGGAGACGTCATCATCGTCAATGGGGTGGAATGCGGCACCGCTGGCTGGGAGCTCGGACAATCGCCGGTGACTAGACCGGTCATTTATCGGCCCAACGGGAGCCTGGATTGGAGATTTTCCGTCATGTCAGCTTCTCCAAGACCGAGACTCTACCACTCGACGGCGATTTTGCTTGCAGATGGGAGAGTGCTAGTTGGAGGAAGCAATCCGCATAGATACTACAACTTCACCGATGTGGACTACCCAACAGACTTAAGCTTAGAGGCCTTCTCGCCACCTTATCTGTCGGTCGAGCACAGACCATTTCAGCCCCAAATTTCATCCGTGAATGAGATTCTAATGCTCGGACAACCCTTTTCGCTGACCTTCTGGGTGCCCCTGTACTTGTCCGATGACGTTCTATCCGTCCGGATTGTTGCTCCTTCATTCACCACACATTCACTGGCGATGAACCAGAGAATGGTGGTGCTCAAATTGGTCAGGGTGTCGCACTTGCCGCCTGACTCGCATAACTTGAACGTGGTCGGGCCATCGACCGCTGAAATCGCGCCGCCGGGCTACTATATGTTGTTTGTGGTGCATGCCGGTATACCAAGTTGGGGGAGTTGGGTGAAGATACAGTGA
- the LOC115734207 gene encoding late embryogenesis abundant protein D-34-like, with protein sequence MSQEQQRRAREDEYGDLFDVGSELAEKPVKPRDAAMMQTAKNEMFGQIQRGRAATTMQSGAARNERAGLVGHDNMPEVTSEDGVTITETNLPGRRGKTESVGGQVVNQYSLRSPIPTMTPSSIYQTDNSKYGDGSITIGEALEAAALTAGQKPVEWSDAAAIQAAEVRATGRSSIVPGGVAAAAQSAANLNARTLRDEDKTTLADILGEATSKLPSDKPASRRDAEGVAGAEMRNDPNLNTHPAGIAASVAAAARLNQRK encoded by the exons ATGAGCCAAGAGCAGCAGAGGAGGGCTCGGGAGGATGAGTACGGCGACCTGTTTGATGTTGGCAGTGAGCTCGCAGAGAAGCCGGTCAAGCCTAGAGATGCGGCGATGATGCAGACAGCAAAGAATGAGATGTTTGGCCAGATCCAGAGGGGCCGCGCGGCCACCACCATGCAGTCGGGGGCGGCACGCAACGAGAGAGCCGGGCTCGTGGGCCACGACAACATGCCCGAAGTCACCAGCGAAGATGGAGTGACCATCACCGAGACCAATCTTCCCGGTCGACGCGGGAAAACTGAGTCTGTTGGTGGACAG GTTGTTAATCAATACAGCCTACGTTCTCCCATCCCGACAATGACACCATCCTCGATTTATCAGACTGACAATAGTAAGTACGGCGATGGTTCAATCACCATCGGGGAGGCGCTCGAGGCCGCCGCTCTAACGGCCGGGCAGAAGCCCGTAGAATGGAGTGACGCTGCTGCGATCCAGGCGGCAGAAGTCAGAGCGACGGGCCGCAGCTCCATAGTTCCCGGCGGAGTAGCCGCTGCCGCTCAGTCGGCCGCAAATCTTAACGCTAGGACTCTTAGAGATGAGGACAAGACCACATTGGCCGACATTCTGGGG GAGGCAACTTCTAAGTTGCCATCAGATAAACCGGCGTCACGTCGAGATGCAGAGGGAGTGGCCGGTGCCGAGATGAGGAACGACCCGAATTTGAATACTCATCCCGCAGGCATTGCAGCCTCAGTGGCGGCAGCAGCGAGGCTCAATCAGAGGAAGTGA